One Anaerobacillus alkaliphilus DNA window includes the following coding sequences:
- a CDS encoding DUF3891 family protein, giving the protein MVVTEKDGEILLFEQHEHARVCGELARLWRDDYFIGHKYKDSVIYAIDEHDNGWIELDQYPLVNEETKLPYSFVDYPLTPKLEAYVNGINRIAECDPYAGLICSLHYASFFEHYTNGRGQDFLCQERRRQNKLRQYVSVNFASLKFHYDLLQFCDNLSLYLCMNDPGVNKEEEFSWFRRGFSQVFPYNNHQKIIAHWLDRETVSVTAFPFCREVTVSLDYKTIRRSQLPSLQYQYEHSEVKQRVVTLVKG; this is encoded by the coding sequence GTGGTTGTAACAGAAAAAGATGGGGAAATCTTATTGTTTGAGCAGCATGAGCATGCAAGAGTTTGTGGAGAGCTAGCACGTTTGTGGAGAGATGATTATTTTATCGGGCACAAATACAAAGACTCAGTCATTTATGCTATTGATGAGCATGATAACGGTTGGATTGAATTAGATCAATATCCACTAGTAAATGAAGAGACAAAACTACCGTATTCTTTTGTAGATTACCCATTAACACCGAAGCTTGAGGCATACGTAAATGGTATTAATCGCATAGCAGAATGTGATCCGTATGCTGGGTTAATTTGTAGTCTTCACTACGCTTCATTTTTTGAGCACTATACTAACGGTAGAGGGCAAGATTTTCTTTGTCAGGAACGACGTCGACAAAATAAGTTACGTCAGTATGTAAGTGTGAATTTTGCTAGCTTAAAGTTCCATTATGACCTATTGCAGTTTTGTGATAATTTATCTTTGTACTTATGTATGAACGATCCAGGGGTTAACAAAGAAGAAGAGTTTTCCTGGTTCAGACGAGGATTTTCACAGGTATTTCCTTATAACAACCATCAAAAAATAATAGCTCATTGGCTCGATCGAGAAACTGTGTCTGTTACTGCTTTTCCTTTTTGTCGAGAGGTAACGGTTTCGCTAGATTATAAAACTATAAGGAGAAGTCAACTTCCTTCATTACAGTATCAATATGAACATAGTGAAGTTAAACAAAGGGTCGTGACGTTAGTGAAGGGATAA
- the hcp gene encoding hydroxylamine reductase encodes MFCYQCEQTPTGGCTVIGVCGKNEDIASLQDTIIFGLKGVAAYATHARQLGYTDPEVEKITQEALYLTLTNSNFNLQEHIEMALKVGTATVRMMDLLDRAHTERLGIPEPVRVSQNKIEGKCIVVTGHNLFALEELLIQTEGKGINIYTHSEMLPAHGYPHLKKYSHLKGNIGKAWFDQRRLFEKFPGAILATTNCVMPIKGSYADRFFSYEIAGLEGVTKIQGEDFSPLIERALELPEANIESDETLVTGFHHETVLGIAPEIIDAVKAGKIKRFFVIAGCDAPGKGGDYYRELATSLPPETVILTTSCGKFRFNDVDYGTVPGTDIPRYIDLGQCNNSGSTVKIAIALAEAFGCEVNDLPVSIVLSWFEQKAVAILLGLFSLGIKDIRIGPKPPEFISEGVLNVLQETFNLQLIGNAQEDMATMLQLTTTK; translated from the coding sequence ATGTTTTGTTATCAATGTGAACAAACGCCAACAGGTGGCTGTACAGTAATTGGGGTCTGTGGGAAAAACGAAGATATTGCTAGCTTACAAGACACAATCATCTTTGGACTAAAAGGGGTAGCTGCCTACGCTACACATGCTAGACAATTAGGCTATACAGATCCTGAAGTAGAAAAAATTACTCAGGAGGCACTATATTTAACACTAACGAACTCAAATTTTAACTTACAAGAACATATCGAAATGGCATTAAAAGTAGGTACGGCAACAGTAAGAATGATGGATTTATTAGACCGTGCTCATACAGAAAGATTAGGTATTCCTGAGCCAGTTCGTGTCTCTCAAAATAAAATTGAAGGTAAATGTATTGTTGTAACTGGACATAATTTATTTGCTTTGGAAGAGCTACTTATACAAACTGAAGGTAAAGGCATCAATATTTATACTCACTCAGAAATGCTGCCTGCCCATGGGTATCCTCATTTAAAGAAATATTCACACTTAAAAGGAAATATTGGGAAAGCATGGTTTGATCAAAGACGCTTATTCGAAAAATTTCCGGGGGCTATTTTGGCTACAACGAACTGTGTCATGCCAATTAAAGGTTCCTATGCTGATCGCTTTTTCTCATACGAAATTGCTGGTTTAGAAGGGGTAACTAAAATCCAAGGTGAAGACTTCTCTCCACTTATTGAGCGAGCGTTAGAGTTACCAGAAGCAAACATAGAATCAGACGAAACATTAGTGACTGGTTTCCATCATGAAACAGTCTTAGGGATTGCTCCTGAGATTATTGATGCAGTAAAAGCGGGTAAAATTAAGCGCTTCTTCGTTATTGCAGGCTGTGATGCTCCTGGAAAAGGTGGAGACTATTACCGAGAGTTAGCTACTTCACTACCACCTGAGACAGTTATATTAACCACTTCCTGTGGTAAGTTTAGATTTAATGATGTAGACTATGGAACTGTTCCTGGAACAGACATCCCACGGTATATTGACTTAGGCCAATGTAATAACTCTGGGTCAACAGTGAAAATTGCTATTGCGCTTGCTGAGGCGTTTGGCTGTGAAGTAAACGACCTACCAGTTAGCATCGTCTTATCCTGGTTTGAGCAAAAAGCTGTTGCTATCCTCTTGGGTTTATTCTCACTAGGAATTAAAGATATTCGTATCGGACCAAAACCACCAGAGTTCATTAGTGAAGGTGTTCTAAACGTACTTCAAGAAACATTTAACTTGCAGTTAATTGGTAACGCACAAGAAGACATGGCTACTATGTTGCAATTAACTACAACTAAATAA
- a CDS encoding divergent PAP2 family protein: protein MRGIIAAIVSIGLAQFLKVPINGIITGKWDWRQLVGSGGMPSSHAAGVTSLATYVGLKLGSRSLDFALSVIFGLIVMYDAQGVRRHAGDTAIKVNELEKRIDQLSGQDNDSSHDNKTKELKESIGHQPEEVLGGALLGFFVGLVCFFNGNKK from the coding sequence ATGAGAGGAATTATCGCAGCAATCGTTTCGATCGGACTTGCCCAATTTTTAAAGGTTCCAATCAACGGGATAATTACAGGGAAATGGGACTGGAGGCAACTAGTTGGGTCTGGTGGTATGCCTAGTTCCCATGCCGCAGGAGTGACCTCGCTAGCTACATATGTTGGTTTGAAGCTTGGATCCCGTTCATTAGATTTCGCATTATCTGTCATCTTCGGGTTAATTGTCATGTATGATGCTCAAGGTGTTCGAAGACATGCAGGAGATACCGCTATAAAGGTAAATGAACTTGAAAAAAGAATAGACCAATTAAGCGGGCAAGACAATGATTCTTCGCATGATAACAAGACGAAGGAATTAAAAGAAAGTATTGGGCATCAACCAGAGGAAGTACTTGGTGGAGCTTTATTAGGCTTCTTTGTAGGATTAGTTTGTTTCTTTAACGGAAATAAGAAATAA
- the yhfH gene encoding protein YhfH — protein sequence MTLGSVVEFFRNLPPKQCSCCGKEVREMHDCYTHECEKCETENLK from the coding sequence ATGACTTTAGGATCTGTAGTCGAATTTTTTAGGAATTTACCACCGAAACAATGTTCATGTTGTGGAAAAGAAGTACGTGAAATGCATGATTGTTATACTCACGAGTGTGAAAAGTGTGAAACGGAAAATCTAAAATAG
- a CDS encoding chemotaxis protein — protein MASDHKGILLESGTNELEVIVFSIGEGVFGINVMKVREIINPLPVTKMPNGHPNVEGIIRLRDEVIPVIDLAKVIGFPASERPEQDKIIVAELNKMKVAFHVHNVSRIHRISWEQIEKPTKLSQGLEGSTIGVIKMDENMILLLDYEKIVVDISPESGINVGQLKALGPRERSNKKIVIAEDSPVLRKLLEDTLSSAGYKNLHFFEDGRQAWDYLEQLGNNKNTISELPHVIITDIEMPKMDGHHLTKRIKEHKVLNDIPVVIFSSLITGDLFHKGERVGADAQVSKPEIVHLVQKIDQLLS, from the coding sequence GTGGCTAGCGATCATAAAGGAATTTTATTAGAGAGTGGAACAAATGAACTAGAGGTCATAGTTTTTTCAATAGGAGAGGGCGTATTTGGTATTAATGTAATGAAAGTTAGGGAGATCATTAACCCCCTACCAGTTACAAAGATGCCTAACGGTCATCCAAATGTAGAAGGAATTATTAGGCTAAGGGATGAAGTAATACCCGTAATTGACTTAGCAAAAGTTATTGGATTTCCAGCTTCTGAGCGACCAGAACAAGATAAAATTATCGTTGCAGAATTAAATAAAATGAAAGTGGCTTTCCATGTTCATAATGTATCTAGAATTCATCGCATTTCATGGGAGCAAATTGAAAAACCAACAAAGCTTTCACAAGGCCTTGAAGGCTCGACAATTGGTGTTATAAAAATGGATGAGAACATGATTTTGCTACTTGATTATGAGAAGATCGTTGTTGATATAAGTCCAGAGTCAGGAATTAATGTCGGTCAATTGAAAGCATTAGGACCTCGTGAGCGTTCAAATAAAAAAATTGTTATTGCTGAAGATTCGCCTGTCTTACGAAAATTATTAGAAGATACGTTGTCTAGTGCAGGGTATAAAAACTTGCATTTCTTTGAAGACGGGAGACAAGCATGGGATTACTTAGAACAATTGGGTAATAATAAGAACACAATCTCAGAACTACCGCATGTGATTATTACTGATATTGAGATGCCAAAGATGGACGGGCATCATCTAACAAAACGTATAAAAGAACATAAAGTCCTAAATGACATTCCAGTTGTCATCTTTAGTTCACTAATTACTGGAGATTTATTTCACAAAGGTGAGCGTGTAGGTGCAGATGCTCAAGTAAGTAAACCGGAAATTGTTCATTTAGTTCAAAAAATTGATCAATTGTTATCATAA